Proteins from a genomic interval of Rubinisphaera italica:
- a CDS encoding DHH family phosphoesterase: MSIDWSGLRTIIDNNQHFVITSHVRPDADALGSELALTGLLESMGKTVEIINPSSTPKHLYFLDPENKVHCLNDSSALSESLQKCDVHIIVDTSAWIQIGDVGKKMQKSDSIKVVIDHHASSDDLSAHEFKDVTSPAAGCLIYDLMVDCGYQPTPQEANALYSAIATDTGWFRFPATTAETMQIISDLMKAGASPSELYTKLYEQASLERLKLSGIALQRVQLACEGQLVYTYVTQADFAETKAHPADTESLVNECMKIKGTRAAFILVQQQNRQIKASLRSREGVDVTLVAEQFGGGGHRLASGAMITGSMETVIEKLIELFQIQLGTPAVASE; encoded by the coding sequence ATGAGTATCGACTGGTCCGGATTGCGTACAATTATTGACAACAACCAGCATTTTGTGATTACCAGCCACGTCCGGCCCGATGCTGATGCCTTGGGCTCTGAACTTGCATTGACAGGATTGCTGGAATCGATGGGGAAAACCGTCGAGATTATCAATCCGAGTTCAACTCCGAAACATCTTTATTTTCTCGATCCCGAGAACAAAGTCCATTGCCTCAACGATTCGTCAGCCTTGTCGGAATCTCTGCAGAAATGCGATGTCCATATCATTGTCGATACCAGCGCATGGATTCAAATTGGCGATGTCGGCAAAAAGATGCAGAAGTCGGACTCCATCAAGGTCGTGATCGATCATCACGCCAGTTCCGATGATTTGAGTGCTCACGAATTCAAAGATGTGACTTCACCGGCTGCCGGCTGTTTGATTTATGATTTGATGGTTGATTGCGGGTATCAACCGACTCCTCAAGAAGCCAACGCTTTGTATTCAGCCATCGCCACCGATACCGGCTGGTTCCGCTTTCCGGCGACCACAGCCGAGACGATGCAAATCATTTCGGATCTCATGAAAGCCGGTGCCAGTCCATCGGAGCTTTACACTAAGTTGTACGAGCAGGCCTCGCTCGAACGACTCAAGCTTTCAGGCATTGCATTACAGCGGGTGCAACTCGCCTGTGAAGGTCAGCTCGTTTATACCTACGTGACTCAAGCTGATTTTGCCGAAACGAAAGCACATCCAGCCGACACCGAAAGCCTCGTCAACGAGTGCATGAAAATTAAAGGAACACGAGCCGCCTTCATTCTCGTTCAACAACAAAACCGCCAGATCAAAGCCAGCCTCCGCAGCCGGGAAGGGGTCGATGTCACCTTAGTCGCCGAACAATTCGGCGGCGGCGGTCATCGACTCGCCTCCGGCGCGATGATTACGGGATCGATGGAAACCGTCATCGAAAAGTTGATCGAACTCTTCCAGATTCAACTCGGGACACCAGCAGTTGCGTCGGAATAA
- a CDS encoding outer membrane protein assembly factor BamB family protein — translation MLRSSVIVTSFLTILVLNPVTLQAGDWPQILGPNRNGVARGEQLGLNWDEAGPEKIWKAPVGSGVAGVAASDQIAVFVHRIDDEEIVEARNLTDGQLKWTTKFPTNYQPRVVPEDGPLCVPTIAGDRVVIFGASGDLHCLQLSDGKVIWTRQTHQDFGADEGYFGAGSAPVIFENAVLVNVGGFRQNAGVVAFDLKTGKTLWQNGAWQPSYSAPVLTEFNNQPIAIFCTRYETVGLNPKSGQLLFQTPFGMRGPTVNGAAPLVIDDHLFLTASYGIGNVWAKFDQQSIEVLHSGLEPLASQYTTPVPVNQSLIGIDGRQDGPPADLVSFNPETGKENWRQSGFGYATLIRADKHLLIMKTDGELVIAKADDAKYQEVKRAQLLTGTTRALPTLSNGYLLIRNDNEVACFNLNAAE, via the coding sequence ATGTTACGATCATCGGTCATCGTTACCTCATTCCTGACGATACTGGTACTTAATCCCGTCACCCTTCAAGCCGGAGATTGGCCTCAAATCCTGGGGCCAAATCGAAACGGGGTTGCTCGTGGTGAACAACTCGGTCTGAACTGGGACGAGGCGGGACCAGAAAAAATCTGGAAAGCACCTGTCGGTTCCGGGGTAGCGGGTGTCGCTGCCAGTGATCAGATTGCCGTTTTCGTCCACCGGATTGATGATGAAGAAATCGTCGAAGCTCGCAATCTCACTGATGGTCAACTCAAGTGGACAACGAAGTTTCCCACGAACTATCAGCCTCGCGTCGTGCCGGAAGATGGACCGCTTTGCGTTCCCACAATTGCAGGCGATCGTGTAGTCATCTTTGGTGCCAGCGGAGACCTGCATTGTTTGCAACTTTCTGATGGAAAAGTGATTTGGACGCGACAGACGCATCAGGACTTTGGAGCCGATGAAGGATACTTTGGAGCTGGTAGTGCTCCTGTCATCTTCGAAAACGCGGTTCTGGTGAATGTCGGCGGGTTCCGTCAGAATGCCGGCGTGGTCGCATTTGATCTCAAAACTGGCAAAACTCTCTGGCAGAATGGAGCCTGGCAACCGAGTTATTCTGCTCCTGTGCTCACCGAATTCAACAATCAACCCATCGCGATCTTCTGCACGCGATACGAGACTGTCGGACTCAATCCCAAATCCGGTCAACTTCTCTTTCAAACGCCTTTCGGTATGCGGGGACCAACCGTCAATGGAGCTGCTCCGCTGGTTATCGATGATCATCTCTTTTTGACAGCCAGCTACGGGATTGGAAATGTCTGGGCGAAGTTCGATCAACAATCCATTGAAGTCCTCCACAGTGGACTCGAACCGCTGGCTTCTCAGTACACGACTCCCGTGCCGGTGAATCAATCGCTCATTGGTATTGATGGACGCCAGGATGGGCCACCAGCCGATCTTGTCAGCTTTAATCCGGAGACTGGAAAAGAAAACTGGCGTCAATCCGGTTTCGGCTACGCGACGCTCATTCGCGCCGACAAGCATTTGCTGATCATGAAAACCGATGGAGAACTCGTCATCGCCAAAGCGGACGATGCGAAGTATCAGGAAGTCAAACGTGCTCAACTCCTGACGGGAACGACCCGAGCATTACCGACTCTCTCGAACGGCTATTTGCTCATCCGCAATGATAATGAAGTCGCCTGCTTCAATTTGAATGCTGCTGAATAG
- a CDS encoding chloride channel protein, producing the protein MRLPLSWLRKLLERMESRDFQLSSKWFLLSMILGVVVGLVTVVFDHLSLFVETIVLRGLVGFNPGEAEGEFDPFASLLDLSRGPEPWILLLVVTLGGLLSGYLLQRFATDASGSGTGATIHAFHFRQGYLRWQIVWVKILTTSITVGTGGSGGREGPIAQIGAALGAWLGQRLHLTRRDRRILLAAGMGAGVGAIFRAPLAGALFAAEILYKDADFEAEVIVPAAMSSIIAYGVYSMFLPQEIRYMPLFGQELRFNFLSPFELIPYTIMAIVIVFVGILFTKTYHNTHNLFEKIKLPLFARVGLGAFSSGVITLLFFFSIPGQDSVMGIAGRGYGTLQNALTGAQPLAIGVLAAIVLGKIVATSFTVGSGGSGGVFGPSMVIGGCTGVAVAQFLQPLFPEGLIHQPQAYGVVGMAGFIAGCINAPISTIIMVSELTGEYKLLIPTMWVSTLCFLMMRKHNLYLQQVHSRLESPAHRGDFIVDVLEGIRVEEVYRKNRPLRMIPESMPLEQIVHIVADTHQHYYPVVDEKGRLVGIFSSDDVRAYLYNEHIWSLANAGDVMTVNPITITADDNLNTALMHFTMKNLDELPVVSSTDRGIIIGMLRRKETIACYNRRLVELKHSYDDEDSVLVTPKNKP; encoded by the coding sequence ATGCGTCTCCCTTTGAGTTGGCTCCGCAAGCTATTAGAGCGTATGGAATCCCGAGATTTCCAGCTCTCCAGCAAATGGTTTCTGCTCTCGATGATTTTAGGTGTTGTGGTTGGGCTAGTCACGGTTGTCTTTGACCATCTTTCTCTGTTCGTTGAAACCATCGTTCTACGGGGACTAGTCGGGTTTAATCCGGGCGAAGCCGAGGGAGAATTTGACCCGTTTGCGAGCCTGCTGGATTTATCACGAGGCCCAGAGCCCTGGATTTTGTTACTGGTGGTGACCCTTGGGGGATTACTCTCTGGCTATCTGTTGCAGAGATTTGCCACAGATGCGTCAGGCTCAGGAACCGGGGCGACAATCCATGCATTTCACTTTCGTCAAGGTTATTTGCGGTGGCAAATTGTCTGGGTGAAAATCCTCACCACTTCTATCACCGTAGGAACGGGTGGCTCGGGTGGTCGTGAAGGTCCGATTGCTCAAATCGGGGCGGCTTTGGGAGCCTGGCTGGGCCAACGTCTCCATTTGACGAGACGCGATCGTCGGATCTTACTGGCTGCCGGTATGGGAGCTGGTGTTGGTGCGATCTTTCGGGCACCGCTGGCCGGTGCGTTATTTGCTGCAGAAATTTTATATAAAGATGCCGACTTCGAAGCTGAAGTGATTGTACCAGCGGCAATGTCGTCCATCATTGCTTATGGCGTTTATTCCATGTTTCTCCCGCAAGAAATTCGATATATGCCGTTGTTCGGGCAGGAACTGCGATTCAATTTTCTATCGCCATTCGAACTGATACCGTACACAATCATGGCGATTGTGATCGTTTTTGTTGGCATTCTGTTTACCAAAACCTATCACAACACTCACAACCTGTTCGAGAAAATCAAGCTCCCATTGTTTGCACGCGTCGGGTTGGGCGCGTTTTCTTCGGGAGTGATCACGCTATTATTTTTCTTTTCTATTCCGGGACAGGATTCCGTAATGGGCATCGCTGGTCGCGGATATGGAACTCTCCAGAATGCATTGACCGGAGCTCAGCCTCTGGCCATCGGGGTACTGGCAGCCATTGTGCTTGGAAAAATTGTGGCGACCTCGTTTACTGTTGGCTCGGGGGGATCAGGAGGAGTCTTCGGTCCTTCCATGGTCATTGGAGGCTGCACAGGAGTTGCAGTTGCTCAGTTTCTTCAGCCTCTGTTCCCGGAAGGATTGATTCATCAACCTCAGGCCTATGGCGTTGTCGGGATGGCAGGATTTATCGCGGGATGTATTAACGCCCCGATTTCAACGATCATTATGGTTTCGGAATTGACGGGTGAATATAAACTGCTCATTCCGACGATGTGGGTTTCGACGCTCTGCTTTCTGATGATGAGAAAGCACAATTTGTACTTACAGCAGGTCCACTCCCGGCTCGAATCTCCTGCACATCGAGGTGATTTTATTGTCGATGTGCTGGAAGGAATTCGAGTGGAAGAAGTTTATCGCAAGAATCGCCCGTTGCGAATGATCCCCGAATCGATGCCGCTCGAACAGATTGTCCACATCGTCGCCGATACCCATCAGCATTATTATCCTGTTGTTGATGAAAAAGGTCGGTTGGTCGGAATTTTCTCTTCCGATGATGTGCGAGCCTATCTGTATAACGAGCATATCTGGAGTCTTGCCAACGCTGGCGACGTAATGACGGTCAATCCGATTACGATCACTGCTGACGACAACCTCAATACGGCTCTCATGCATTTCACAATGAAGAATCTGGATGAACTCCCCGTTGTCTCCTCGACGGACCGTGGAATTATCATTGGCATGCTTCGACGCAAAGAAACGATCGCCTGCTACAACCGGCGGCTCGTCGAATTGAAACACTCCTACGATGATGAGGATTCGGTCCTGGTGACACCGAAAAACAAGCCTTAA
- a CDS encoding sigma-54-dependent transcriptional regulator — MPADKNDLNRYGIRVLVVDDDEPHAQAVADALKRINCDCTVSASSKRGIELIESENFDVVVTDLMMDDYDGLDILERTKKELPDAEVILLTGHGTINSAVAAMQGGAYTYMTKPLDINELRTAVEKAATRVRLIRRNAELNRRLDEKFGFEGVIGNSPAMHKLIEKLKNVAPTDATVLIQGESGTGKELVARAIHQNSDRKNKPFVPLNISALPESILESELFGHEPGAFTGASTKRIGKFEYAIGGTLFLDEVGEMPMETQIKLLRVLEDRKITRLGTNEEKQINVRLVAATNAPLQEMVEEGSFRQDLYYRMQVVTIYLPPLRERRVDIPLLIDHFLKDMSKRYNKEVTGPSRAARHSLMEYEWPGNIRQLRNAIERMVLLDTDGILDLDDLPEEIAPLEYNEEEAAEHLAGIGLGYDQLVGQPLRDVEKYYIEKALEMTGGKREEAASMLGIGERTLYRKIKEYELKN; from the coding sequence ATGCCCGCAGATAAGAATGATTTGAATCGATATGGGATTCGCGTCCTGGTGGTCGATGATGATGAGCCGCACGCTCAGGCGGTCGCCGATGCGCTGAAACGGATCAATTGCGATTGCACGGTTTCGGCGTCGAGCAAGCGAGGCATCGAACTGATCGAAAGTGAGAATTTCGACGTTGTTGTGACCGACCTGATGATGGACGATTACGATGGTCTCGATATTCTCGAACGCACCAAAAAAGAATTGCCCGATGCCGAAGTGATTCTGCTGACCGGTCACGGAACGATCAACTCTGCGGTTGCCGCTATGCAGGGCGGTGCTTACACCTACATGACCAAACCGCTCGATATCAACGAGTTACGAACAGCGGTCGAGAAAGCAGCGACGCGTGTACGGCTGATTCGGCGGAATGCGGAGTTGAATCGCAGACTCGATGAAAAGTTTGGATTTGAGGGTGTGATTGGCAACAGTCCGGCCATGCACAAACTGATCGAAAAACTGAAAAACGTCGCTCCAACAGATGCAACGGTGCTGATTCAGGGAGAAAGCGGAACCGGAAAAGAACTCGTTGCCCGCGCGATCCATCAAAACAGCGATCGTAAAAACAAACCCTTCGTGCCATTGAACATCTCTGCTCTGCCGGAAAGTATTCTGGAGAGCGAACTGTTCGGCCATGAACCGGGGGCATTTACCGGAGCGTCAACAAAGCGGATTGGGAAATTCGAATACGCAATTGGTGGCACTCTCTTCCTCGACGAAGTTGGCGAAATGCCGATGGAAACACAGATTAAACTGCTGCGAGTGCTGGAAGATCGAAAAATAACCCGACTGGGAACCAACGAAGAGAAGCAGATCAATGTGAGGCTGGTCGCAGCGACGAATGCTCCGCTGCAGGAGATGGTCGAAGAAGGATCTTTTCGACAGGATCTGTATTATCGCATGCAGGTTGTGACGATCTATCTGCCGCCACTACGCGAACGTCGAGTCGACATTCCGCTACTGATCGATCATTTTCTCAAAGATATGTCGAAGCGATACAATAAAGAAGTCACTGGCCCCTCTCGTGCGGCTCGGCATTCTCTGATGGAGTACGAATGGCCCGGCAATATTCGTCAATTACGCAATGCAATTGAACGCATGGTCTTACTCGATACCGATGGTATTCTCGATCTTGACGATCTCCCTGAAGAGATTGCCCCACTGGAATACAACGAAGAAGAAGCCGCTGAGCATCTGGCTGGGATTGGTCTGGGATACGATCAACTCGTTGGCCAGCCTTTACGTGATGTGGAAAAATACTACATCGAAAAAGCGCTGGAAATGACAGGCGGCAAACGCGAAGAAGCCGCCTCCATGCTAGGCATTGGAGAGCGAACGCTATATCGCAAGATTAAAGAATATGAGCTAAAGAATTGA
- the tsaB gene encoding tRNA (adenosine(37)-N6)-threonylcarbamoyltransferase complex dimerization subunit type 1 TsaB translates to MMLILGLECTGKKSSVALVRDEKLIAISPLQSDFGQPTQKLFSTVQSLCQDNEVSWSEIELLAITHGPGSFTGLRVGITFAKTFAYVTGCPLKAVSTFAATAQGLTISCERVEVIEDLRKGQVAWQRFEVQDDVWIPSGPLIAEELDVWKNHDHSGVIYAGLGIPRLTRQLPNQTWPADWKLAPEDDWSPDAATVARCGRLRFLEEGSDDPFQLQPLYIRRSAAEEKAQAK, encoded by the coding sequence ATGATGCTGATTCTTGGGCTGGAATGTACGGGCAAAAAGAGTTCTGTTGCTTTAGTGCGCGATGAGAAATTGATTGCGATTTCGCCGCTCCAGTCCGATTTCGGACAACCGACTCAGAAACTGTTTTCGACTGTGCAATCGCTTTGCCAGGATAACGAGGTTTCCTGGTCTGAGATCGAATTGCTGGCAATCACACACGGGCCTGGAAGTTTTACTGGATTGCGTGTTGGCATTACGTTCGCGAAGACGTTTGCTTATGTGACGGGGTGCCCTCTCAAAGCGGTTTCAACTTTTGCAGCAACCGCACAAGGTCTGACTATCTCTTGCGAACGGGTCGAAGTCATTGAAGACCTGCGAAAAGGTCAGGTTGCCTGGCAACGGTTTGAAGTTCAGGATGATGTCTGGATTCCTTCTGGTCCTCTCATAGCCGAAGAGCTAGATGTCTGGAAAAACCACGATCATTCCGGTGTCATCTATGCAGGTCTGGGAATTCCCAGACTGACTCGCCAACTTCCCAATCAGACCTGGCCTGCAGATTGGAAACTGGCCCCTGAAGATGACTGGTCTCCCGATGCAGCCACTGTTGCTCGTTGTGGACGCCTGCGTTTTCTTGAAGAAGGCAGCGACGATCCTTTTCAGCTTCAGCCGTTATACATTCGACGCAGTGCAGCCGAGGAAAAAGCACAGGCAAAGTAA
- a CDS encoding ATP-dependent Clp protease proteolytic subunit produces the protein MTSPRNSESSKRSKSSSPAPMRGGKVDESNRNWELLIAGDFNDRHVELLETLVEVPKNSSGTLYFDSNGGSVYTAMSLVTLMQVRGLKATGIVLGECSSAALLPFAACRKRFVTPHSTHLFHPMKWESEENVRLEEAAEWTRHFQQLQEVIENMLVTLFPIERSKLDAWTQPGRFVTGSELVETGLAEFVEAQ, from the coding sequence ATGACCTCCCCTCGAAATTCAGAATCTTCCAAACGCAGTAAATCCTCCTCTCCTGCTCCCATGCGAGGCGGAAAAGTTGATGAGTCCAATCGAAACTGGGAATTACTGATCGCCGGTGACTTCAACGATCGGCACGTCGAGCTACTGGAAACGCTGGTCGAAGTACCGAAAAACAGTTCGGGAACACTGTATTTCGACTCCAACGGCGGGAGTGTTTACACGGCCATGTCTCTCGTCACGCTGATGCAGGTTCGTGGACTTAAAGCGACTGGCATTGTGTTGGGAGAATGTTCCTCGGCTGCTCTTTTACCCTTCGCCGCTTGTCGCAAACGGTTTGTCACACCACATTCAACACACCTGTTCCATCCGATGAAATGGGAGAGCGAAGAAAACGTACGGCTGGAAGAAGCAGCCGAGTGGACGCGTCACTTTCAGCAGTTGCAGGAAGTGATCGAAAATATGCTGGTAACATTGTTTCCGATTGAACGCTCAAAACTGGATGCCTGGACCCAGCCGGGAAGGTTTGTCACGGGTAGCGAACTTGTGGAAACGGGATTGGCAGAGTTTGTCGAGGCACAATAG